A region of Ammoniphilus sp. CFH 90114 DNA encodes the following proteins:
- the ald gene encoding alanine dehydrogenase, translating to MIIGVPKEIKNNENRVGLTPAGVTAFKNNGHDVWVETNAGMGSGFTDEDYTAAGAKIVDSASVVWSAEMVVKVKEPLPEEYTYFREGLILYTYLHLAPEPELTKALVEKKVIAIAYETIQADNGSLPLLTPMSEVAGRMSIQIGAQFLEKSKGGKGVLLGGVPGVAPGEVVIVGGGIVGTNAAKMALGLGASVTLLDISADRLRQLDDMFQGRLKTLMSNSYNIAEAVKKADLVVGAVLIPGARAPRLVTEEMVKTMQPGSVIVDVAIDQGGSIETIDRITTHDNPTYVKHGVLHYAVANMPGAVARTSTIALTNVTVPYGVQIANKGWKQAALDNKALAKGINVVDGKVTYKAVAEAHGYTPVAVETVLTGQNVGV from the coding sequence ATGATTATTGGAGTACCAAAAGAGATAAAAAACAACGAGAATCGCGTCGGTTTAACACCAGCAGGTGTAACCGCTTTCAAAAATAATGGACATGATGTTTGGGTAGAAACCAATGCCGGAATGGGCAGTGGATTTACGGACGAGGACTACACAGCGGCAGGTGCGAAGATCGTAGATTCGGCAAGTGTTGTTTGGTCTGCTGAGATGGTGGTTAAGGTTAAAGAACCACTTCCTGAAGAATATACGTACTTCCGTGAAGGGCTTATTCTTTACACCTACTTGCACTTAGCTCCAGAACCAGAGTTGACTAAGGCATTGGTAGAAAAGAAAGTGATTGCTATTGCTTATGAAACCATCCAAGCAGATAACGGATCCCTTCCATTGCTCACTCCTATGAGTGAAGTAGCGGGAAGAATGTCCATTCAAATCGGAGCCCAGTTCCTTGAAAAGTCTAAAGGCGGTAAAGGGGTTCTTCTTGGAGGAGTACCGGGAGTAGCACCTGGTGAAGTGGTTATCGTTGGTGGTGGTATTGTAGGAACGAACGCAGCGAAAATGGCTCTAGGATTAGGGGCAAGTGTAACCTTGCTTGATATCAGTGCTGACCGTCTTCGTCAATTAGATGATATGTTCCAAGGTCGTCTGAAAACGTTAATGTCTAACAGCTACAATATCGCAGAAGCGGTGAAGAAGGCTGACCTCGTTGTCGGTGCTGTTCTGATCCCTGGCGCGCGTGCACCTCGCCTTGTAACAGAGGAAATGGTGAAGACGATGCAACCAGGTTCTGTGATTGTTGACGTAGCGATCGACCAAGGTGGATCTATTGAAACGATTGATCGTATCACCACTCACGATAATCCAACGTATGTAAAGCATGGAGTACTTCACTATGCTGTAGCTAATATGCCTGGTGCCGTAGCACGTACATCTACAATCGCTCTTACAAACGTAACCGTTCCTTATGGTGTACAAATTGCAAATAAGGGATGGAAGCAAGCAGCGCTTGATAATAAAGCTCTTGCTAAGGGAATTAACGTTGTAGATGGAAAGGTAACCTATAAGGCTGTAGCTGAAGCTCATGGTTACACTCCAGTAGCTGTTGAAACGGTTTTAACCGGACAAAACGTAGGCGTATAA
- a CDS encoding YigZ family protein has translation MLKRYFTIKGSGVTEIEINRSRFIGYVERVETEEQAQAFIASLKKKHWDATHNCSAYIIGEHDQIQKADDDGEPSGTAGKPILEVLKKNHVKDTAVVVTRYFGGIKLGAGGLIRAYGKGASEALKAGTIVERVLHDLYQFELDYTFLGKIENELRAKPQYIIDHIGYLDMVTVSVLVETGQEAPLIEWMTDLTSGQVKISQGESRYIEFDKEVSDT, from the coding sequence TTGTTGAAGCGTTATTTCACCATAAAAGGCAGCGGTGTAACGGAGATTGAAATTAATCGCTCCAGATTTATAGGATATGTAGAACGTGTAGAAACAGAAGAGCAAGCTCAAGCCTTTATCGCTTCCCTGAAGAAGAAGCATTGGGATGCGACGCACAATTGCTCAGCTTATATAATTGGGGAGCATGATCAGATCCAGAAGGCTGACGACGATGGAGAGCCTAGCGGGACGGCAGGTAAACCCATTTTAGAGGTCCTGAAGAAGAATCACGTGAAGGATACCGCGGTTGTGGTGACCCGTTATTTTGGAGGTATTAAATTAGGGGCAGGCGGGTTAATTCGAGCTTATGGAAAGGGTGCTTCGGAAGCACTGAAAGCAGGAACGATCGTGGAGCGAGTACTCCATGATCTGTACCAATTTGAATTAGACTACACTTTCCTCGGAAAAATTGAGAATGAACTTCGAGCGAAGCCACAATATATTATTGATCACATTGGATATCTCGATATGGTTACCGTTTCTGTCTTAGTAGAAACAGGACAAGAGGCCCCGCTTATCGAATGGATGACCGATTTGACAAGCGGACAAGTCAAGATTTCTCAAGGTGAATCGAGGTACATTGAGTTTGATAAAGAGGTATCAGATACATAG